Proteins from one Candidatus Babeliales bacterium genomic window:
- a CDS encoding RNA-binding protein: protein METVSNTVPLRRSQNMDNQQTIFIGNLAFSTDKNELQDAFGKFGIISEINIPTNRETGQPRGFAFVKFETEEAAKEALTMDGQELNGRSLKVNIAHGKKESFAPRSSTGSTGGSRFGGERRSGSMGGSTGGFRSGSGSSRGGSSDRGGSSRY from the coding sequence ATGGAAACGGTCAGTAACACTGTTCCTTTAAGAAGGTCTCAAAACATGGACAACCAACAAACAATTTTTATCGGCAATCTTGCTTTCAGCACTGATAAAAATGAGCTACAAGATGCATTTGGAAAATTCGGAATTATTTCTGAAATCAACATTCCAACAAACCGTGAAACAGGACAACCTCGTGGTTTTGCATTTGTAAAATTCGAAACAGAAGAAGCAGCTAAAGAAGCGCTTACAATGGACGGACAAGAACTAAACGGCCGTAGCCTAAAAGTTAACATTGCACACGGCAAAAAAGAATCTTTTGCACCTCGTAGCAGCACAGGCAGCACAGGCGGCAGCAGATTTGGTGGCGAACGCCGCAGCGGTAGCATGGGTGGCAGCACAGGCGGATTTCGTTCTGGTTCTGGCAGCTCTCGTGGTGGCAGCAGTGATCGTGGCGGCAGCAGCCGTTACTAA
- the rpmB gene encoding 50S ribosomal protein L28 translates to MSRICSICEKRPQVANLVSHANNKTKRWVYPNVHKMTFIKVDETHKKRVPVRCDSVCTKCVKAGKIQKVL, encoded by the coding sequence ATGTCAAGAATTTGTTCTATCTGTGAAAAGCGGCCACAGGTCGCAAATTTAGTAAGCCACGCAAACAACAAAACAAAGCGTTGGGTCTATCCAAACGTTCATAAAATGACGTTCATCAAAGTCGACGAAACGCATAAAAAACGTGTTCCTGTTCGATGTGATAGCGTGTGCACTAAGTGTGTTAAAGCTGGCAAAATTCAAAAAGTTCTTTAA
- a CDS encoding inositol monophosphatase: MQYVETMRPIIKKAGDLVMSHFRGSIEIHRKKDLSVVTNIDLLSQEILKHDLSVALPGSGFIAEESKDHDIQEFTWVIDPIDGTKNFTRGIPYFCINVALMQGAQVIAAVTYYPAMDEWFYAQKGAGAWRNGVRLNMENRGWTQAGALVVVSDFRLRQCELLGKIKHELKHIEHGVRFRVYGAAALDLAYCAAGSYDAVLFENLGWWDAAAGTLLISEAGGMVCQYDRSPVDRSFRSLIAGHKEICNLILPAL, encoded by the coding sequence ATGCAGTATGTTGAAACTATGCGCCCGATTATAAAAAAGGCTGGCGACCTCGTGATGTCTCATTTTCGCGGTTCTATCGAAATTCATCGCAAAAAAGATTTAAGCGTTGTCACTAATATTGATTTGTTAAGTCAAGAAATTTTAAAGCATGATCTATCTGTGGCTTTGCCTGGCTCTGGGTTTATCGCTGAAGAGTCTAAGGATCACGACATCCAAGAATTTACGTGGGTCATTGACCCAATTGACGGAACAAAAAATTTTACGCGCGGGATTCCTTATTTTTGCATAAACGTGGCATTAATGCAGGGTGCGCAAGTGATTGCAGCCGTGACCTATTATCCTGCTATGGATGAATGGTTTTACGCTCAGAAGGGCGCAGGCGCATGGCGCAATGGAGTTCGCTTAAACATGGAAAATAGAGGCTGGACTCAGGCTGGAGCTTTAGTGGTTGTGTCAGATTTTCGTCTTCGACAATGCGAGCTGCTTGGTAAAATTAAACACGAGCTAAAACATATTGAACACGGAGTTCGTTTCCGTGTGTACGGAGCGGCAGCATTAGATTTGGCCTACTGCGCAGCAGGATCGTACGATGCCGTACTTTTTGAAAATTTGGGATGGTGGGATGCAGCAGCTGGTACGTTGCTTATTTCTGAAGCTGGAGGCATGGTCTGTCAATATGACCGTTCTCCTGTCGATCGGTCGTTTCGCAGCTTGATTGCTGGTCATAAAGAAATTTGTAATTTGATACTTCCGGCATTGTAA
- the ftsH gene encoding ATP-dependent zinc metalloprotease FtsH — translation MKPNKPFNSFNPKGLLVGIVVAVGLLAMLTHLTEHTKNIGNISYKEFLDKVRGDQVKQVKIAGQFVEGVTNDNQKFQTVVAERSGDFDLFEKHGVDFSVSTPSMSTGSWHVFLVIGILMLLGVISGWYLMRQMRNGKNGGGAGGIFTIGKSKAKMFLPASIKERFSSVAGAHEAKEDLKDIVDFLKDAAKYRRLGAQITRGVLLVGEPGTGKTLLARAVAGEANCPFFSVSGSDFIEVFVGVGASRVRDLFAEARKKAPCIVFIDEIDAIGRQRGSSMGGGNEEREQTLNQLLTEMDGFETNKDPIIVLAATNRPDVLDKALIRPGRFDRQIEVPVPDLISREEILKVHLKKVKAAADLDVKRIARGTPGFTGADLANLVNEATVIASKKNLTEVGMYEFEEARDKIMLGTESKTMILTDHDRKMTSYHESGHALIRLLMPKDTDPLHKLTIIPRGRALGVTHFLPEREKYSRNKEELLATIAAALAGRAAEELVFNELSTGAYSDFKAATEVARSMVCLYGMTDELGKRVYLDTYDSKGGYSQKTFEKIDEEITKILNDQYAIAMKMLIDNRDKLNLLAETLLDKETMYAAEVYELLGIEPRADLRLV, via the coding sequence ATGAAACCAAATAAACCATTTAATTCATTTAACCCTAAGGGTCTTTTGGTTGGTATCGTTGTGGCAGTCGGCCTTCTAGCTATGCTTACTCACCTTACCGAACATACAAAAAATATCGGAAATATTTCATATAAAGAGTTTCTAGACAAAGTCCGTGGCGATCAGGTTAAACAAGTTAAAATTGCCGGACAATTTGTTGAAGGCGTAACTAATGACAATCAAAAGTTTCAAACGGTTGTAGCAGAGCGTTCTGGCGACTTTGACCTGTTTGAAAAACATGGGGTTGATTTTTCAGTCTCTACACCATCTATGTCAACTGGTTCATGGCACGTGTTCTTGGTGATCGGTATTTTGATGCTGCTTGGCGTGATCTCTGGATGGTACCTCATGCGTCAAATGCGTAATGGCAAAAATGGTGGCGGCGCTGGAGGCATTTTTACCATTGGAAAAAGCAAGGCTAAAATGTTCTTGCCAGCTTCTATTAAAGAACGATTTTCATCAGTTGCTGGTGCTCATGAAGCCAAAGAAGATTTAAAAGACATTGTTGATTTCTTAAAAGATGCTGCAAAGTATCGAAGACTTGGAGCTCAAATCACACGTGGAGTACTGCTTGTTGGTGAACCGGGAACGGGAAAAACGTTGCTTGCGCGTGCAGTTGCTGGTGAAGCAAACTGTCCATTCTTTAGCGTGAGCGGATCTGATTTTATTGAAGTTTTTGTTGGTGTCGGTGCATCTCGAGTTCGAGACCTTTTTGCAGAAGCAAGAAAAAAAGCTCCATGTATCGTTTTCATTGATGAAATTGATGCTATCGGTCGTCAACGTGGCTCTTCTATGGGCGGCGGTAACGAAGAACGCGAACAAACATTAAACCAGCTTTTAACAGAGATGGACGGTTTTGAAACAAACAAAGATCCAATCATTGTTCTTGCGGCAACTAACCGACCTGATGTGCTTGATAAAGCTTTAATCCGACCTGGACGCTTTGATCGACAAATTGAGGTCCCAGTTCCTGATTTGATTAGCCGAGAAGAAATTTTAAAAGTTCATTTGAAAAAAGTCAAAGCTGCAGCTGATCTTGATGTGAAACGTATTGCGCGTGGAACACCAGGCTTTACCGGTGCTGATCTTGCAAACTTAGTCAATGAAGCAACAGTTATTGCATCGAAAAAAAATCTTACCGAAGTTGGTATGTATGAGTTTGAAGAAGCTCGTGATAAAATCATGCTTGGTACAGAATCAAAAACAATGATTTTGACAGATCATGATAGAAAAATGACATCGTACCATGAAAGTGGTCATGCGCTTATTCGGTTATTGATGCCAAAAGACACAGATCCATTACATAAATTAACCATTATTCCGCGTGGTCGGGCTCTTGGCGTAACTCATTTTTTACCAGAGCGTGAAAAATATAGCCGTAACAAAGAAGAGCTGCTTGCAACTATTGCAGCAGCGCTTGCAGGACGTGCTGCAGAAGAGTTAGTGTTTAACGAACTTTCAACGGGTGCTTACAGTGATTTTAAAGCTGCAACTGAAGTAGCTCGTTCAATGGTCTGCCTTTATGGAATGACTGATGAATTGGGTAAACGTGTATATCTTGATACATACGATAGCAAGGGTGGTTATTCACAAAAGACTTTTGAAAAAATTGATGAAGAAATTACCAAGATTTTAAACGATCAATACGCTATCGCTATGAAAATGTTGATAGATAATCGAGATAAACTTAATTTGCTCGCTGAAACATTGCTTGATAAAGAAACAATGTATGCCGCTGAGGTATACGAATTACTCGGTATCGAACCACGAGCAGATTTACGATTAGTATAA